TATTGCCAATATCTCTGATCCGCTCTGGCCAGCTTGCAATCAGGTCAAGTGGGTGTTTTTCAGCCGGCCTTCTAGGTCCTTATATATCGTATTGATGCCGTTTTCAACTTTACAGTTTCTACGTTCCAACACCTTACGAATGGGGTTTCGCCGATTTCGCAGATCAAAGAGTAACATGGTTACAAAATACCTGGAAGTACTTGCGAAGTTTCCTCAAGGGACTACTAGAGCAGTATCCTACGAGTGGAGGGATTTATCTAAGTGAATTCGGATTTGCTGAACCTGTAGAGGATGAGTAGGTGTCTTTCAACTGCCGATATTGATTCAATATTGTACGATGAAGCATAGTGTTCGGTGAACAAACAGGCTAACACTTCAACTTTGGTTCGGCGTTACAGACAATTATACAAGTATAGAGTTACGACAGATACCAAGCGAGAACTTTACTTTTTAAGTTATCTTGGTGAAGTTCTCAAGGCTATACATGAAGATGGAACGGATGTGAGAGGTACCTTCGCTTGGAGTCTTGttgacaagtgagtgattagCACCTGGATAAGAAAAGAAACCCCCGGAATGAATCAAGCTAAATCGGATTGTGATTTCATCTGCAGCGTTAGTACCCTATTTTCTGCCCATTCTGTTTGATGCTCGTCATGAAAGTCACCAGTCGCTAATGGTAATTTGTGGTATCTGATTTGCGCACAGTTTGAATGGAACAATGGATTTGCAGTCAGATTCGGTAAGTGTCGTGATTATGGTATCGATTCTCCGTTCCCAACTCACCGAAATtaagaatgatgaatgatgcTGACCTTTGGTGCTTTTAGGTGTTCAACATGTCGATTACAATAGGTGAGCCGAACTTTTTTTTTCCTGCTTGTTGAGAGACCGTTTTGCTAATTAGAGGATATTATTTGTCAATAGCCCCACTCTGGAAAGAACTGTAAGTCTGATTACTTCTGATTCTCTCGAGTATCCAAGGCTTATATACTTTCGTGGTGATTACAGTTCAAGCGCTCTGCAATTGCTATGAGCAAGTTCTGGAACTCGCATCGAAGTGGTTGATCGATTCACCCACCACCAATCGATACGCTTTAGAAGCTACTGTATACGTGTTTTCATCGGTCATGCTAGTAGCGAACGATAGGAAATTGAATTTTAATTATAACCCTGACTGGCTAAATCATAATCAAGACTTGAAGTAACTTAGTATCCGTAACCTAGAAAAATttatggaagaagagatgttaTAAAACATGACGGGTGGCAGCGCACAGTCCCAAAGCAGAATCGGAATTTGGTCCTGGAGTGAATGggtgattgattgatgagcaCAGACCACATGTGCGAGAGCTGAACCCCCTCGAATGACATGAGGTGGTGCAAAGATATAAAGTCTTTCGCGATCAAAATCATCTCGGTGCGAAACATTCCTATTGAGCTTTATCTTGTGTctattgtattgtatgtCCGTGGCTATCTCTACTACTTTCTGATGAACTGAGTCTTGACAAATCTTCTTGAACGGTTAAAACCATACTGTATACCTTCGACTCACAAGTAAGGGTAAGTGAAAtatctccttcccatcaaATGGTCCCCTGTGTAATAATGTCTCGTTATATGCGGTCTTTCACTTCTTGCACCTCTCTTTGGGGGATACAACAGCTGCacacttccatctctctgCAAAGTCACTGCGTGATGAACGGACCAGGAAGACACATCGAAGGATGGTCCCGTGCGACCACACCTTATTCATCAACCCTCAAGATTGTCTCTCCTGCCAAGGTCCAAACCAAATCAGGCGGTTCATCGAATGCACCTCCTATTCCTATGCGTCAACAAGCTTATAACCCCCCTCGTTTCTATTCCCCAAGGTATCGAGATATTCGGTATCATCAACCTAATCATTCGAATCAAGGGCAAGTACAAATTCCCCGATACATCCCTCAAGCTCATTCGAATATTCAGTCCCCGAGACCGCAAAAACTTCCTGAATCTTTCAAAGAATCActattgattgttgatgatgaccCGAACCCTCCGAAAGGCATCACCGCAGAAGGAAGTTGGAAATCGAGACAGGTCAGAATTCAAGAGCCTTCTTTGAAGTCGGTCAATCGAAGCAGAGCACAGGCGATACCATATGAGGCACAacattcttcctcgtcccGGTCTAACTTTCAACATTCGAACTCAGGTCTGATGATGCTTCCGCCGAGGCCACACTACATTCAGCCGGGAAACAGCTTATAtaactcatcttcatcaccgcCATATCATTCTGCCACTGGTCCCCCACAGGCTCAATCGCTTCGTAACATCCCAAATTTCAATACCCCTTCTGAAACCCGACActtcatttcttcttcaaatgCAAACGCAGGTCCGAGTATGAATTTCAACCTCGATCGACCGTTATTCTCTAGATCATATTTTTCTCCACTAGCTACTCCTGGAGATACAGCAGGATCAGCACTTCAGACTGGGTACATTAACTTAGATTATCTCCAATACCTCCAATTATCAAGACTAGCAatagaagatcaaatcgTCTTCAGAGTCCATTCGCAATCTAACGTATCCCCTTTGGTCTGGTCAGGAGATATGAAAACTTCGGGGTTTTTCGCCACTTCATCTGTATTTCAAAGACTTACACCTAAATCGTATGAAGCCCTCTTCAGATCTTATCAACCTGACCAAAGGAAAGATAATGAAGGCTGGCTGACGAGACCTTTGATGAGGGAAGTAATCATCGATCATATACTTTGTAGACCCTCCAAAAGATTTATCACTGTGAGGCTCGACTCAGTTTCAGATATCTCCAAAATGGCGAAAGAACCTGGACGAGAgggggaaagagaagattaTTGGATATCCACTACGAGATCCGTTGACTGGGCGATATTTGAAATTGCAAGAAGATTAAGTATGTACTTGGTATctggaggaagggaaggtgaTAGGGAAGTTAGATTAACCGTGATCAGTAAACATTCGAATTTATCCAATGGCAACGGTAATGTGGTGAAAGATAAGACAAGAGAGAGGACTGTTGATCCTTATTTCTGTTTAAAATCGCACGAGAACAATATACTTTCGCCAAGCAAGCTGGAAGCTTCTATACATGCTCGTCAAAGAGCTAAAGAGAGTTATGAGATTTTATACTGGGGTAGAATATTCGGTGAGAACATCCAACAGGATTTAGTATTCAACACAGAAGTAAGTCCAGACTTTAATACCTTTGGTCCCTTCTTACTTCCATTTGGTGTGTTTGATCTCGCTGGATGCATCAAtaggaaggaggatggacTGATAACGTGGATGGTATGACATAGTATCTCCCTTTCAAATTACCATCGAAATTCTGGAAATCCCCTTCAGCCATCAGCCCCTCGTTACCAGGATGGTTAGGTAGACTGAGGTGGAACCCAATCAAGGATGATTGGCACTCTGCGGTCAGATGTCTTAGGGATAAAATTTATCCTACTACCAAATGGGAAAAGCAAACTGTTCACGAGTAAGTTTACAATTTTACGGTAGCCTGGTTGTGTTTGCCAGCTGATGCCATCCCCATTCATGCAGTCTGGGTTCTACGTGGCCTCCTACTACTAGTCCCGATGCGACTCCTGACCGGTCACAGAAGGATGCTATAGGGGCCAACAGTGACCCGATGCTGAAGGTCGTATCGGATACAGAGGCAGATACGGATCAATTCGGTTCTTCTCGGTCGGGAGAAGTATCCCTCGGTGGAAGTCGAGATAAGGGATCAAAGGAGGTGGTGGCAGATTTCATGGCGTAAGGAAACGTCTCAAATAGTGATGTGAACTCGTGATTTGGCCGCACCGTGCGGCATGAGATGCCGTCCAGAGTAGTAGCGAAATCATTATACGAGATACCTTTGCATATGAATCTTTGACTCTTCCATGGTGGACAATAGTGGTGACGAGCAGATACAGCATTGAAATAGTCATCGGCAAAGCCGCAGGTCAATCGCCATTTTGCCTCGTAGTTTCTACAAGTACAGTACGGTTATCTACGGGACTTGCAAACAATCTATTTTCAGGTCGAAGTCTCAGGCACAAAGCGAGTCCACCGAAAGGAACCGTAAACTCGCATTTGACCTATCGGCAATCTCTCGGAGGCAGCTCATACAAAAGTCACTCGCTTAACTACACTTGGTAGCCATCTAATCTATAAAAGAAACAATTCAAGGCCTTTGCTTATCTCCATCGTCTTTTCTTGATTCATTGTCGTCACTCATCCTGTGGAATCTGGGTTCAATTGAAGTACACATCTTAGAATATTAATCTTATACAAAGTGTCTAAGAGCATCATGTCGCAATCTAAGACAGACGTTGTTATCGTAGGATGTGGTAAGTCCAACAATTCCTTATCTTTTACCTCGTCGAGtcatgagctgatcaattcGAGGTGACTGTGGACGTGTAGGTATCTACGGGATGTCCACTGCTTTGTGGATGTTACAATCTGGGAAATACAATGTGACGATGTTGGATAAATGCGGGATCTTACCTGCTCCAGATGCGGCTagtacaggtgagtgatcagcaCGATTCCCATCAATGTGCTTGTCACTGATGGTCGACGATGATTTCGTATATTCGTGTAGATCTAAACAAGGTGAGATTCTACTCATCGAGCAACGCTTGGACCCAAGTGatcatcatgctgatatctcgATCTATCATCAGATCGTCCGAACAGCAGACTACGCCGACGCTTCTTATGCCGAACTTGGTTTGGATGCGGTTGAGAATTTCTGGAGGAAACCTGAGTGGGAAGGAACATATCATGAGTGAGCTCGATTGCCTCtttcttccgcttctttcACGTTGCGAACTGAAGTGTGATTCCTCGGCAGATCCGGCGTAATGGCCCTTGCCGCGGaaacagagaaagaagggcTTGAATTCGTTTCATCCGCATACCAGAATTGTAAGAATCTTGGAATCAACGTTACCCTTCTTAACAACTCCAAAGATATCAAAAGCAAGTTTGATCCTAAGATCCGTACGGGCGATTTCGGAGGTAGACAAGGGTACCTGAATCCTATTGGAGGATGGGCGGAGGCTGGCAGAGCGTTGGAAGTAGGTTTGAAGAGGGTAAGACAGCTGGGAGGACATGTGAGATCGGGAGCCGAAGTTACgggattgatcaaagatggtagGAAGGTCAATGGAGTAACGTTGAAGAGTGGAGAGGATGTTAGAGGAGACTTGGTGGTCATTGCTGCGGGTGCTTGGTGAGTACAGGTATAATTCAATACTTGTCGGAATCGAAACTGATCACTAGTATTGCGAGGGTAGGACTCCAGCATTATGTGCCTTGCCTGGAGTATCTGCTCGACTTCCAGACGTCGTGGCTACGGGGTGAGTTTGACGTTTCTCTAAGCAGATCCTCTGCGGATCGAGCTAATATGACTCGTTGTGTAGTCAAAGTGTCGCTGTCATTCAACTTACACCAGAGGAGGCTAAACAATACGCTTCAGTCCCTGTTGTAAGTCACCAGATCAACTGGATTTGTCCAAAGCTCGAAATGCTAAGCATTGCGGGTGGTCTTAGGTATTCAACCTTGATGACGGATGGTATATTTTCCCACCAAACCCCGAAGGTCTCGTCAAGATGGCTATTCACGGTGCAGGTGTACTCAACCCTCAATCCAATGGTGTTTCCATCCCTCGAACAAAGTTGACCGCTGGGGCCGAAGATGGAGCTATCCCGCTAAGCAGTCTTAAAGGATTGAGAGATGGACTGAGACAGGTTTATCCTGAGTTGGCTAAGAAGGACTACTTGACTACCAGATTGTGCTGGTGAGTGCTTGACCTTTAATGTCAAACACTTCTTATCGAAGGTTGTGAAGCTAATGTGGGAGTATATCCAATCGGCGAAAATAGGTACTGCGACACCGTCACTGGAGACTGGTTGATAGACTATCATCCTGATTTCGACAATCTCGTAATTGCATCAGGAGATTCAGGACATGGATTCAAGTTCACACCAAACATCGGACGAGAGATTCTAAAAGTCATAGAGAAGAACCCTTCACCTCAATACGCCGAAAAATGGTCATTCGGATATACCGCCAAAGCAATCAAGGAGGAAGGATCGAAAGCAGCTGTTATGGACGTTAGCAAGGAGGAAGCGGAGATTGCGAAAGCCGGTGCGGATGTCAGGGCTGGTAAGAGGAAGGTTCTAAAGGAGAGTGATTTGGTCAAACCTCATGATTTGAAAGCGAAGAACTCGAAATTGTAAGAGTAAGAGCAAATGCGGTGATTGGTTGTATAGTATGATATACGGATGATTAGAGGAAAAtagattgatagatgaattATCTGTTAGAGTCGGATGAGATCTGTATGCATTTGGATAGACTGATTAACTCATTGAGGCTACGTATCAACCTTAAGTTGTATTACACCTTTTTTGAGCTACTGTTCTCAGCCCTGACTTTCCCTCCATCCTCGCTTGTATTGGTGCACGTCCATCCTTGATAATTCTTGATAGAAATGCTGATTTTGAACTCAGAGGCTCTACCCAGCGACGAAAATTGCGTGCTGAAGTGTGCTCATCGAGAGATGATGGTACAGTCCATTTAGAACATTGATATTCCAGGCACGCATCAAGTAAACAAACAATCAATCCAAGATTCCAGCAAATCGGgttgaaatgttgaaatgtCGTCATTCCCCCTATCTTATCAACATCGTcctatacccatctcttcttgaAGCACCATCTCTTCCCGCTAATGTACACATGCTCTTGCCTGCCCCATCATGCCCACTCGACCTCCTGCTCAGCccctcccatcatcatcttcctcatccatccagCGTCCCCACTACATTGCGCCGGAATTATACCAGCTCTTCGCAAATATATCATTCCACATCATCCCTGCCAAGCTGGAGGAAGATCTAGGACGGATCTATGGTCTGGTAGATGACTTGGGAGGGCAATGCGTCAGAGTGGAGGAATGTAAATTCGTAATTAGCGCTGTAAAAGGAAAACCGAGATTACTTAGAGTCCTAGGTGAGATGTATGTGAGTGAACGGAACTGAACCAAACCATACGGGTTGATAGGTATATAACCTACACGCATATTGGCCATAGGATAAAGTCCCGATTCTAACTCCtgagtatatatacgataCCTACACTTCTGCATTGGAATATGCAGCTCAAGGTGATACCGCACTTCGACCACCTAAGTTACCAGATAGGTCGAAATACGTTATTAGTCCTGGTCCGAGACCTGTTAGATCCATAACTACTTTCCCAAAAGTAATGGATACCCTTGATGAGGATAAGCacgatgaggatgtcaaACCTGCGTTGAAAAGACGAAAGCTGTCGCATGATGGGGATGTGAAGCCtaagatggaagtggacTTGGTGGATATGACTCTCTTTGAGGAGGATGTTAGATTTGAGGATATTCCTTCGTTGTGTGTACATCGAGGTAGTCCACTGAAATGTGTAAATCAAGATATAGTGAGTGGTCTCCTATGTCCCAATGATTTATACTGCCTGTCACTGGAGTCTGACGCTCGAGGAATTGTTTCTAGGTGGATGCTATACGTCCGATCATCGAGGAAAGGGAGTTTGAGGAAGCGCAACAGAAGAATTCAAATGTGTTGAGCTATAGGAGGAGTTTGAGCGTGGGTTTCTCTTTCATAAAATAGTAGTATCGCGCATACCGAAGATGGCTGAAAGCTGATAACGAGTTTTACCAGATTATAAAAGGTCAGCTGAGAAAGTGTCCTGCTTTAATATCGGGTTCGtcatgagctgatatcttaCGACAATTAGCCGTTCCAAGACGTATCAAgtcaggtaaagaagctaTGAAGTTATCTGGAGTAGGCGACAAAGTTGCTCAGCGTGTATGTCCGGTTCCACTTCGATTGATCTAAAAGGTAGTACACGTCTTTCTGACAGTTGGATGTGATCATTCAGATTGACGAGTACCTTCAAACCGGTAAAATCCAAGAATCAACCTCTATCGTCTCTTCATCCCGCTTCAAAGCGCTCAACCTGTTCGCATCGGTCTATACGATTGGTCACCACAAGGCGAAGGAATTGTATGATAAGTACAATTGTAGGAATTTGGAAGATGTGAAAAATCATTTCGAAGCTATAGAAGAGGATTCACCAGAAGTAAGGTTAAAAGATAAattgaggagaaggaagagaggtggaATGAAACAGGTTGAAATCGTTGAAGAGTGGATTAGACTAAAGGAGGAACTTGATCAGAAGTGGGTTTCACTCAATACCAAATTCGAAACAAACTACTACTCTCTTGTCAAGTCATGCAATTGTAGGTTATTCCACAAACTGACGAGGATGGATTGACCAACTTAGAATACCCCGAAAGGAAGTTCAAGAAATAGCTGAATGCGTGATGGAACATCTCGAAGCTTACATACCAGGATGTGAATACACCATATGCGGAGGGTATGTGAAACTCCTTATCCCCCTTTTTCCAGTACATTATCTTCGAGgacaatagctgatataattAGTATCATAGCtatcgaagaggaaagacCGAATCTAACGATGTGGATATAGTCTTCCGTCCTCCAGGTGTCAATTTGGATATAGGTCTTTTGAGGGATTTGTATTTGAGATTATCGGAATTAGGTATAATCACACACGTTCTACGTGAGTCAATCCCATTCAGCATATATGCAGAATTTGTCCTGAATCGAATGGGATAGACGTAACGCATCGTGATCCTAATACACCCATTCACGCTTCTTCGACAAACTTTGATAATCTAGATAAAGCTTTTGTGATTTTCAAGTTACCCGGACCAGGGCGGCTGCATCGACGAGTCGATTTGATATCTGCTCCTTTCGATCGGTATGCTTCGGCGATATTGAGTTGGTCGGGAAGTATGATGTTTGAAAGGGATCTGAAGTGAGTGGGACGAGTCATTGAGAAGAGGAGTTGACTGACTAATGATACAACATGATATTTTGCTGTTGTTCAGGAGATATTCGGAAAATGTGTAAGTAAACCTACCGACTTCATATGTCATTTCCACTGAATTGACCGAATTGGTTGTTCGATCTAGACGAGGATACAAGTTCCGAGCGGGTCTGCTGCAGGTTACAACAGGACAAGAAGTCAATCTAGAAACGGAAAGGGATATATTCAATTTCTTGGGATTGAGATATGTTCCTCCAGAATTAAGGAATGCCGACTGATCGTGAATTGTTTCTATAAAAGATGACGGATCTGTCTCGTTGGGAAGGACATAAATAAATTTGACCTCtacataccatatcatatctcaatTTGGAATGTTGTGTCTGTATTCGGAGGGGGGACAATTGATAATTACTGTATGTATCATTAAAACAATGACGAATATGGATAAATTTCAAGCTCAGTCGGACTGACAAAATGTAAACATAtcttatatatgtatacatgtCCAAACATCTAATCTAAAAGTATACATGTAATGATCCGTCGTTCCGTAGTCTATGTCAATCTACCACCTAGTAACGTCCGCCTCCGCCTCCCCAAATACACTCTCTTTCTTGACCCCGAACCCATCTCCATTCTTATCCTTACCGTACTCTTCCAGCGGGATTACTCGATCTTGGAAGAAATTAGGCATTTTCCTTTTTAAGAAACCATCGATCCATCCATTTATAGCTTCGAATTCCAACAAAAatccatcatgtccatctGGACTAGGGATCAAAACCAATTCAGCATCCGGTATGTAAGCAGCGATCTCCTTCTGTTCGCTGGTGGTAAACAGACCATCTGACTCAATACCAATTACCAGAGCGGGAGGTTCGAGCGATAGTGCTTCAGATAAGAGTTTTTCTAGTTCGATATCACTGGGCGGCTCGCCCTCCGATGAGTGAGGTGGTAACTTCGATGAGAGTGATCCGAGAGAAGAGTCTGTGGATGGTTGAGATAGGTCGTGGGTATCGAGTTTACGGGTAATGTGGATATAACAGTTGGCATCGAATCGGCCAGTAAACTAAGTACAGACACAATTAGATCAGTTAGATGATGGTTCCATTCAATGTGGCTGGTGAGAGATACATGAGAGACGAGCAGATGTGAGCTGgctggatgaggaaggataaTCAATGGTTGGGAAAAGGCAAACAGACCCACCTTATCACCTTGATACCTCAGATAACTCTGCGCACTGAATATCTTTGGTTGTTTATCCCCTCCTGTACCCGTACCATTACCACCCACTTTCCCATCCTGCTGTTGAGCACTTAACGCGGCGGCCGAACCCAACGCAACACCTTGACCAATTTTATCGTTTTCTCCCAATACCAAGCTCTTCTCCAACTCCGGAGTCTGCATACCATTAGACGTAGACGTAGATGATTTACCCGAATCTGAATTCCTCCTCGAACCCAAATTCGAGCTCGATCTATGTCCATCATTATGTTCTCTCCATGCTATTTCCCTTGGAGTCTCCTCGTTGTGGAGTTTCACATCTGAatcagaaggtgaagaaggatccGTAGTCTTCTTTCCACCCATAATCCTCACACCGCCTTTGGGGACTTTCGACTTGTTGGTAGAGTTGTTACCTGATCTCCTACCGAATCGAGATTCGAACGAATCCCTACTTCTATAAGTTAACAACGCGGCCATTCGAGCCGCTGCCAATCCCCTTGTAGGCTGTTTAGTCAAGTCGATAGTAGAATTGTCTTGTTCAAAGTAATAGCCATCTTTATAATCTGGATCAGAATAGATAGATTGTCGTTGAGCTTCACCCCACGATATACACCATGCGGAATGTCTGGCGGAGGTAGCGAGCGGGACGATCGCTTTGACGAATCCCGGTGGTGAATTTAGAGGCCATTCAAGACATGTCATCCCTCCCATGGATCCTCCTATTACCGCTGCGACTGATTGAACGCCGAGTGATTTCAAAATGATATAATGGAGTCTACGGTTGATGGGAAAAATGGCAAATGTGAGTAATTGACGACCAGATTTATCTGTTATACGAGATATGTGAAAGACAGATAGATGAAAAAACTTTGACTCACCTAACATCGTCCTTGACACTACTACCAGGCATCTCAGGACCGAATGGTTTACCCGTCTCCGGGTTAGTCGTCACACTTGATATGGTCCCGTAAGGGGACCCAATGACGTTGGcgcagaagatgaaaaatCTAGTAGGGTCGAAAGCTCTATCTGGCCCAAGGAGAGGACCCCACCTGAGCGGAACCAGCAGGAAGTCAGTATAGCTGATACAGAATATACAGTAGACTTGGATAATGATAGTGCAGAAGCCAATTTGATCCGATTCGATCAGACCATTCCAACTGGGGATGATCTCATCGAACTCATTCGATCAACCTTCCGATGACCTATCGTACTCACCAATCTTCGACATCCGCACTACCCGTCAAAGCATGACAGATTACCAAACAATTATCTCCATTTTCATTCAACTTGCCCCATGTCTTGTATGCGACAGGTACGTCGGTGAGTCTGACTCCAGACTCGAGTGTGAAGGAAGGGACGGTGGTGATATTCTGTGATATCAATCCGGCGTAGGGattggtagaagaagaggatgacgatgacatggTGTGTCGAAAGGAAGGGGGGTTTGCTACTCCTTTGTCGTAATCTTAATTCTTTTTTCCTCTCAGGTAGAGAGAGCTTCGATAGTCGTTGGGCTTCTTGATGGGTATAGATAGATTGCTGAAATGATCTATGCGAGTTGGACAGTCTGACATTTCTGAAATCTGAGTCGAGCGATACTCAGTAAAGTGGAGTCCAAGATAAGCGGCGATCGCCGCCGACACAGGTTGATGCTGGTGTCAAGTAATTCATCTCATGCAGATACCACACAGAACAAGAACACAAGCTGTATGCATCTTATCAGAGCaacgatatatatatcccaTTATCACATCACTTTTCCACAAATTTCTCTTTTAACAATTCccccttttccctctcttcactCCTTAATCCATCCGCCGAAGTGTTGTTAGCATTAGCAAGATAAGGAGTATTCAACACTCTCTGAGCTTCAGGGACTTCTTTGAACGCCTCTCTCAACTTATCAGTGGCTATTCGCTTGATTTCGTTGAGGACTGTTCGGGTAACTTGGAGTAATGGTCCGGCAAGACCCAATTGAAGGATTATATAGCTGCAGTCGAATTGAATCGAGTCGAGTCTGTCAGCTTTGCGCACTTACTTGATCGATGTTACTGGAATAAGGTTAAATATACTCACGCTGAAGCACCTAAAACCAAGAGCATAGCGAAATACAATGGATTGAACAGCACGGCCATAGCTTCGTTCCAGCCAAGCACCACCATTATACCATACATCCAAAGCGGTACTTGTGCGACAGAAGAGACCATCGATCGCTTCGCTTCAACATACGCAGCATCGGCTTCTCGCTTAAATCGAGTTTCCAGCGATAATAGTTTTGTCGGTGATAAGAGTACGAAGGAGGTTGAAGGGTCGAACGGTATAGGATCTGATTCGATGTCGAATGTGACTTCTGGAGAtggtagag
The nucleotide sequence above comes from Kwoniella europaea PYCC6329 chromosome 1, complete sequence. Encoded proteins:
- a CDS encoding homoserine O-acetyltransferase → MSSSSSSSTNPYAGLISQNITTVPSFTLESGVRLTDVPVAYKTWGKLNENGDNCLVICHALTGSADVEDWWGPLLGPDRAFDPTRFFIFCANVIGSPYGTISSVTTNPETGKPFGPEMPGSSVKDDVRLHYIILKSLGVQSVAAVIGGSMGGMTCLEWPLNSPPGFVKAIVPLATSARHSAWCISWGEAQRQSIYSDPDYKDGYYFEQDNSTIDLTKQPTRGLAAARMAALLTYRSRDSFESRFGRRSGNNSTNKSKVPKGGVRIMGGKKTTDPSSPSDSDVKLHNEETPREIAWREHNDGHRSSSNLGSRRNSDSGKSSTSTSNGMQTPELEKSLVLGENDKIGQGVALGSAAALSAQQQDGKVGGNGTGTGGDKQPKIFSAQSYLRYQGDKFTGRFDANCYIHITRKLDTHDLSQPSTDSSLGSLSSKLPPHSSEGEPPSDIELEKLLSEALSLEPPALVIGIESDGLFTTSEQKEIAAYIPDAELVLIPSPDGHDGFLLEFEAINGWIDGFLKRKMPNFFQDRVIPLEEYGKDKNGDGFGVKKESVFGEAEADVTRW